A single genomic interval of Rhodanobacteraceae bacterium harbors:
- a CDS encoding SpoIIE family protein phosphatase, whose translation MFLVVLNGGAKGRVLKLEGEGILGRDPSVEYSIDDPTVSRRHSELLKSENGWRLRDLGSANGTEINGVKLIGDRALAEGDVISLGRVTLTFSSQLAGTVRGTGPAAANVADTPTGSATEPLGLSNRMLAALKGENDAPEELACNALKALLSCLPTATRASMVDWRAGRILARAPQGAEISRSTLFRALSALKSEPQGVVVWMPEQCQQLARALAVEKIAPFIAVPIDHQVGLLLEGGTDHGERRPVAITLSDLEEASLLLRIPLAALRAQAAAGSRKMRDSDLRLAQRIQQRLLTPAPPKIDGFELAMSYTPAMMVGGDFFHIEMRSNEELAVVIGDVSGKGVSGAMYMSYLVADLRHQLKLKVGPADLLENLQRSLNPVLEPGMFATVAAVFINTRTGMCRVGLAGHSPPVLRTAARKVIEMGLDPGSPVGTDMDLQVREQKLALAPGDCLILTTDGVDEGENTAGELYGKARRDQVLLSCDTAGEINQALRKSLLEFVGKDRSTDDLTIICLGRLRQ comes from the coding sequence ATGTTTCTGGTCGTACTCAATGGTGGGGCCAAGGGTCGGGTACTGAAGCTCGAGGGCGAGGGCATCCTCGGCCGCGATCCGTCGGTCGAGTACTCCATTGATGATCCCACAGTGTCGCGACGCCATTCGGAGCTGCTGAAATCCGAAAACGGCTGGCGCCTTCGCGATCTCGGCAGCGCCAACGGCACCGAGATCAACGGCGTCAAGCTGATTGGCGATCGCGCTCTCGCCGAGGGTGATGTCATCAGCCTTGGCCGTGTGACCCTGACCTTCAGTTCGCAGCTGGCTGGTACGGTACGCGGCACCGGGCCTGCAGCGGCGAACGTGGCCGACACGCCCACCGGAAGCGCCACCGAGCCACTGGGTTTGTCAAACCGAATGCTGGCAGCACTCAAGGGCGAAAATGATGCTCCTGAGGAACTTGCCTGCAATGCCCTGAAGGCTCTGCTCTCGTGCTTGCCGACGGCCACGCGCGCAAGCATGGTCGATTGGCGCGCAGGGCGCATATTGGCGCGCGCCCCGCAAGGCGCGGAAATCTCCCGCAGCACCCTGTTTCGGGCCCTCTCTGCCCTGAAGTCCGAGCCCCAGGGCGTGGTTGTATGGATGCCGGAACAGTGTCAGCAATTGGCCAGGGCACTGGCGGTGGAGAAGATCGCGCCGTTCATTGCCGTTCCCATCGATCATCAGGTTGGCCTGCTGCTGGAAGGTGGCACGGACCATGGCGAGCGCCGCCCGGTAGCGATCACGCTGAGCGATCTGGAAGAAGCCTCGCTGCTGTTGCGCATCCCCTTGGCCGCACTGCGCGCCCAGGCGGCCGCCGGCTCACGCAAGATGCGCGATTCTGATCTGCGCCTGGCTCAACGTATCCAGCAGCGCCTGCTGACGCCTGCTCCACCCAAGATCGATGGTTTTGAACTGGCGATGAGCTACACGCCGGCCATGATGGTCGGCGGCGACTTCTTCCACATCGAAATGCGCAGCAACGAAGAATTGGCGGTGGTCATCGGCGATGTCTCGGGCAAGGGTGTTTCCGGCGCGATGTACATGTCCTATCTGGTCGCCGACCTGCGCCATCAGCTCAAGCTGAAGGTGGGCCCGGCCGATCTGCTGGAGAACTTGCAGCGCAGCCTGAATCCGGTGCTGGAACCAGGCATGTTTGCCACCGTCGCCGCCGTATTCATCAACACCCGCACCGGCATGTGCCGCGTGGGACTGGCAGGCCACTCGCCACCGGTGTTACGTACAGCCGCGCGCAAGGTGATTGAAATGGGCCTGGACCCGGGTTCGCCGGTGGGCACCGATATGGATCTGCAGGTCAGGGAGCAGAAGTTGGCACTGGCCCCGGGCGACTGCCTGATCCTGACCACCGACGGCGTCGATGAAGGTGAGAACACCGCCGGCGAACTCTACGGGAAGGCGCGGCGAGACCAGGTGTTGCTGTCCTGCGATACCGCCGGAGAAATCAATCAGGCGTTGCGCAAGTCCCTGCTGGAATTCGTCGGCAAGGATCGCTCCACCGACGACCTCACGATCATTTGCCTGGGAAGACTGCGCCAGTAG
- a CDS encoding MAPEG family protein, producing MTIAYWCVMVAAFLPILFTGFAKFSGPGFNNRRPRDFQAQLEGFRQRAHWAHLNSFEAFPPFAAATIIAHQLGVAQDRIDALAIGFIVARLIYFVCYVANQANLRSLAWVVATGCWVAMLVLAA from the coding sequence ATGACGATTGCCTACTGGTGCGTGATGGTGGCAGCTTTTCTGCCGATCTTGTTCACTGGCTTTGCCAAGTTCAGCGGGCCGGGTTTCAACAACCGACGTCCGCGCGACTTTCAGGCGCAACTCGAAGGCTTCCGCCAGCGCGCGCATTGGGCGCACCTGAACTCCTTCGAAGCCTTTCCGCCATTTGCGGCGGCCACCATCATCGCCCATCAACTGGGCGTTGCCCAGGATCGTATCGACGCCCTGGCTATCGGCTTCATTGTTGCCAGACTGATCTACTTTGTCTGCTATGTCGCCAATCAAGCCAATCTGCGCAGTCTGGCCTGGGTGGTGGCGACCGGCTGCTGGGTAGCCATGCTGGTGCTGGCGGCCTGA
- a CDS encoding phasin family protein, whose product MYEQASNQFLALSKQAAETFIKANAIAVEGFEKLIDIQLKTIEDRVKVAADLMGQAGEVRDFEAARAAWPKSVSLIKDSAEKLYATSQEVTGVLTKTGEAYGQLFKGTVDAANDAVVKAKTAKAR is encoded by the coding sequence ATGTACGAGCAAGCTAGCAACCAGTTTCTGGCCCTGTCCAAGCAGGCCGCCGAGACCTTCATCAAGGCCAACGCCATTGCCGTCGAAGGCTTCGAGAAGCTGATCGACATCCAGCTGAAGACCATCGAAGACCGCGTCAAGGTCGCTGCTGACCTGATGGGTCAGGCTGGCGAAGTTCGCGATTTCGAAGCCGCTCGCGCCGCATGGCCGAAGAGCGTGAGCCTGATCAAGGATTCCGCCGAAAAACTGTATGCCACCAGTCAGGAAGTGACCGGCGTGCTGACCAAGACCGGCGAAGCTTATGGCCAGCTGTTCAAGGGCACCGTCGACGCTGCCAATGATGCGGTGGTCAAGGCCAAGACCGCGAAGGCTCGCTGA
- a CDS encoding chalcone isomerase family protein — protein MRGFILAGVTALGLITASASATELAGVEIPSAIRAEGQGQVWYLMGTAQVHRSFVPFYGLALHGPTGASGEAQLSQGLTPLQITLVWYASELPKAQVQDHFRKLFEQVTTAETRSRVAPRLEKFIEMLPAAVRGEKVVFYYSPDAGTRVTLSDGTAANFAGIEFNRALISMWLGPQADAEVREGLTGSASGG, from the coding sequence ATGCGTGGATTCATTCTGGCCGGTGTGACGGCCCTCGGCCTGATCACGGCATCAGCGAGTGCGACCGAACTGGCGGGTGTCGAGATTCCCTCTGCCATTCGTGCCGAGGGCCAAGGCCAAGTCTGGTACCTGATGGGCACTGCGCAGGTCCATCGCAGCTTTGTCCCCTTCTACGGATTGGCGCTGCACGGACCCACTGGCGCCAGTGGGGAAGCCCAATTGAGTCAGGGACTGACGCCGCTGCAGATCACGCTGGTCTGGTATGCCAGCGAATTGCCAAAGGCGCAGGTACAGGATCATTTCCGCAAGCTCTTCGAGCAAGTCACCACGGCTGAAACCCGCAGTCGCGTGGCGCCGCGCCTGGAGAAATTCATTGAGATGCTGCCCGCGGCCGTCCGCGGCGAGAAGGTCGTGTTCTATTACTCACCGGATGCCGGCACCCGCGTGACGCTCAGTGACGGCACCGCCGCCAACTTTGCCGGTATCGAGTTCAACCGAGCGCTGATCTCGATGTGGCTGGGCCCTCAAGCTGACGCCGAAGTGCGCGAAGGACTGACGGGCAGCGCCAGCGGCGGGTAG
- the queD gene encoding 6-carboxytetrahydropterin synthase QueD, whose protein sequence is MDIFKIFSIESAHRLPNLPASHKCSRLHGHSFRIEIHVRGEIRQPEGWVVDFADVKRAFQPLFDQLDHNYLNDIPGLENPTSERLAQWIFEQLQPALPQLSKVVVHETCTAGAIYHGPGT, encoded by the coding sequence TTGGACATCTTCAAGATCTTCTCGATCGAATCAGCACATCGCTTGCCGAACCTTCCGGCCAGCCACAAGTGCTCGCGCCTGCACGGACACTCGTTCCGGATCGAGATTCATGTCCGCGGCGAGATTCGACAGCCGGAAGGCTGGGTGGTGGACTTCGCCGATGTGAAACGCGCCTTCCAGCCACTGTTCGACCAGCTCGACCACAACTATCTGAACGATATTCCCGGGCTGGAGAATCCCACCAGCGAACGCCTTGCCCAGTGGATTTTCGAGCAGTTGCAGCCTGCGCTGCCGCAGCTGTCCAAGGTGGTGGTGCACGAAACCTGCACTGCCGGCGCCATCTATCACGGGCCCGGGACCTGA
- a CDS encoding protein kinase, producing the protein MIDIPGYRIERELGRGGMATVYLATQLSLQRPVALKVLAPGLASDPGFTQRFLREGRIAASLRHRHILAIHDVGVHQGLAYLALEYLPGGQLSKLPMAPPEALRLIREIAGALAHAHAKGVVHRDLKPANILLQDDGSHVLADFGIARMLGASRLTADGGFAGTPAYMAPEQWRDQAVDARTDIYSLGVVLYQSLTGRVPYDGDDGWAIGMQHQQAPLPRLPDACAALQDLLAGMLAKDPDARISDGAQLIERVMALEILPRFDSAPAAPMPDPVQHLRQQPQRLATLFAAEPRAPDWRWRSGAWVGVALLLAAGAWSWHSLHGQTNWSRLLGPSTLATVAVLPCESYNGSTDHELMAKVLAEEVIHRLSRLRGLTVIARSSSFPLQQSGLPATEIGERLRASHILACSIRPAGSGVRIVAELVETAGGTQRWSAEYDRASDDALLGIVDELAVAISERLLLNLAGPERAQLIQHRTNSLEAIALVEQARNQADQMTLAGIEAGIRLTEQALAIDPGYARAYLALADLYRLQMRVQQRDSDWWQRQAAPLLQKALQMDSELPGALALRAQLRCAQRDWAGCRADLDQALSYGPGVAEVRAAAAEFHMSLGSREQAVEHAQRLLQIEPESARAWNTLTRALLHAGREAEALGSSERSLQRQPDHWPSLELHALVLEQLGRCSAGIAAHEQAMALTDARAELAGNGASLYVCDGRIEQARALLRDLQRRRASGDAISDLPFALSYLALDQKEQALGALEAMSSAGDPRLWQWIGNPVQGIDKLAGEKRFLALLERLRLPPEAMTWPTGP; encoded by the coding sequence ATGATCGACATCCCCGGCTATCGCATCGAGAGGGAGCTTGGTCGCGGCGGCATGGCGACGGTCTACCTGGCGACGCAGCTGTCGCTGCAGCGCCCCGTGGCGCTCAAGGTGCTGGCGCCGGGCCTCGCCAGTGACCCCGGATTCACCCAACGTTTCTTGCGCGAAGGTCGCATCGCCGCGAGCTTGCGGCATCGGCACATTCTCGCCATCCACGATGTCGGCGTACATCAGGGGCTGGCTTACCTGGCCCTGGAATATCTGCCAGGTGGCCAGCTGTCGAAGCTGCCGATGGCGCCACCCGAGGCGCTGCGCCTGATCCGCGAGATTGCCGGCGCGCTGGCGCATGCCCACGCCAAGGGTGTCGTCCACCGAGACCTCAAGCCTGCCAACATCCTGCTGCAGGACGATGGCAGCCATGTGCTGGCTGACTTCGGCATTGCCCGCATGCTTGGCGCCAGTCGCCTCACCGCCGATGGCGGATTCGCCGGCACGCCGGCCTACATGGCGCCCGAGCAGTGGCGCGACCAGGCCGTCGATGCGCGGACCGACATCTACAGCCTGGGGGTGGTCCTCTATCAGTCCCTGACCGGCCGCGTGCCCTATGACGGCGATGATGGCTGGGCTATCGGCATGCAGCATCAGCAGGCGCCGTTGCCGCGACTGCCCGATGCCTGTGCGGCATTGCAGGATCTGCTGGCGGGTATGCTGGCCAAGGATCCGGACGCGCGAATCAGTGATGGCGCGCAGTTGATCGAGCGCGTCATGGCGCTGGAAATTCTGCCCCGCTTCGATTCGGCACCAGCGGCACCCATGCCGGACCCGGTACAGCATCTGCGGCAACAACCGCAGCGACTGGCCACCCTGTTTGCAGCCGAGCCCCGAGCGCCCGATTGGCGCTGGCGCAGCGGCGCCTGGGTCGGTGTTGCCCTGTTGCTGGCGGCGGGCGCTTGGAGCTGGCATTCCCTGCACGGTCAGACCAACTGGAGTCGATTGCTGGGCCCGAGCACACTGGCCACGGTCGCCGTGCTGCCCTGCGAGAGTTACAACGGCAGCACCGACCATGAGCTGATGGCCAAGGTGCTGGCCGAGGAAGTGATCCATCGCCTGAGCCGCCTGCGCGGGCTCACCGTCATCGCGCGCAGTTCCAGTTTTCCCCTGCAGCAGTCCGGACTCCCGGCAACCGAAATCGGCGAACGTCTGCGCGCCAGCCACATCCTTGCTTGTTCGATCCGACCTGCCGGCAGCGGCGTGCGCATCGTCGCCGAACTGGTGGAGACCGCCGGCGGTACCCAGCGCTGGTCGGCCGAGTACGATCGCGCCAGCGACGACGCGCTGCTTGGGATCGTCGACGAACTGGCCGTGGCCATCAGCGAGCGTCTGTTGCTGAATCTGGCGGGCCCGGAGCGGGCGCAGCTGATTCAGCACCGGACCAATAGCCTGGAGGCCATCGCCCTGGTCGAGCAGGCGCGCAACCAGGCCGATCAGATGACGCTGGCCGGCATCGAAGCCGGCATCCGGCTGACTGAGCAGGCGTTGGCGATCGATCCCGGCTATGCGCGCGCCTATCTGGCCCTGGCCGACCTCTACCGTCTGCAGATGCGAGTGCAACAGCGCGACAGCGATTGGTGGCAGCGACAGGCTGCGCCGCTGCTGCAGAAGGCACTGCAGATGGACAGCGAATTGCCGGGCGCTCTGGCACTGCGAGCCCAGCTGCGCTGCGCGCAACGCGATTGGGCGGGATGCCGCGCCGACCTCGATCAGGCGCTGAGTTACGGGCCCGGTGTGGCTGAGGTGCGCGCTGCTGCTGCCGAGTTTCACATGAGCCTGGGCTCGCGAGAGCAGGCGGTGGAGCATGCCCAGCGTCTGCTTCAGATCGAGCCGGAATCCGCGCGCGCCTGGAATACCCTGACCCGCGCCCTGCTGCATGCCGGGCGTGAGGCCGAGGCCCTCGGCAGCAGTGAGCGCAGTCTGCAGCGACAGCCGGATCACTGGCCCAGTCTGGAATTGCACGCACTGGTGCTGGAACAGCTGGGGAGATGCAGCGCCGGCATCGCCGCTCACGAGCAAGCCATGGCCCTGACCGACGCCCGCGCCGAACTCGCCGGCAATGGCGCCAGCCTGTACGTCTGCGATGGTCGAATCGAGCAGGCCCGGGCGCTACTGCGCGATCTCCAGCGCCGCCGCGCCAGCGGCGATGCCATCAGTGATCTGCCCTTTGCCCTGAGCTATCTGGCTCTCGATCAGAAGGAACAGGCCCTTGGCGCGCTGGAGGCCATGTCCAGTGCCGGCGATCCTCGACTGTGGCAATGGATCGGCAACCCCGTGCAGGGCATCGACAAGCTGGCCGGCGAGAAGCGTTTCCTGGCCCTGCTGGAACGTTTGCGGCTGCCGCCGGAGGCGATGACTTGGCCGACCGGACCATGA
- a CDS encoding sigma-70 family RNA polymerase sigma factor has protein sequence MARFQTTRWSLVLSARSDDAAAADALAELCRSYRAAVLAYIRGSGYPGQDAEDLTQGFFLKFLEKRYDIGAERSRGRFRNYLLSALQGYLANHRDAALAAKRGGGMRMDSLEAANAAAELRDAGPTPEREFEREYALAMVSVALARLRDEAEAAGRGAQYARLAIYVVDPPDSGEFRTLAQNLDVPANTLSVQVRRMRQRLLELLRLELAQTVSDPTDVDAEMQALRAALMA, from the coding sequence ATGGCGCGCTTCCAGACCACGCGCTGGAGTCTGGTGCTGTCGGCCCGCAGTGATGACGCGGCGGCCGCCGATGCCCTGGCCGAGCTTTGCCGCAGCTATCGGGCGGCGGTGCTGGCCTACATCCGCGGCAGCGGCTACCCGGGCCAGGATGCCGAAGACCTGACCCAGGGCTTCTTCCTGAAATTTCTGGAGAAGCGTTACGACATTGGGGCCGAGCGCTCGCGCGGCCGTTTCCGCAACTACTTGCTGAGCGCGCTGCAGGGTTATCTGGCCAACCACCGTGATGCGGCTCTGGCCGCCAAGCGCGGTGGTGGTATGCGCATGGATTCTCTGGAGGCGGCCAACGCCGCCGCGGAATTGCGCGACGCCGGGCCTACGCCCGAACGGGAGTTCGAGCGAGAGTACGCACTGGCCATGGTCTCGGTGGCGCTGGCCCGTCTGCGCGACGAAGCCGAGGCCGCCGGCCGCGGCGCGCAATATGCCCGACTGGCAATTTATGTGGTCGATCCGCCCGATTCGGGCGAATTCCGCACCCTGGCCCAGAATCTCGACGTGCCGGCAAATACCCTCAGCGTGCAGGTACGCCGAATGCGCCAGCGCCTGCTCGAATTGCTGCGGCTGGAGTTGGCGCAGACCGTGTCCGACCCGACCGATGTCGACGCCGAGATGCAGGCGCTGCGCGCGGCCTTGATGGCCTGA
- a CDS encoding aminotransferase class III-fold pyridoxal phosphate-dependent enzyme, with product MSEFDQPRPQFLETDVLDRLRRDYGLSAVLTPLVSERDQNFRVDAGGCSHVLKISNQCEDPALLDLQNAVLAHLQRADPTLAVPRVLPALDGSALLSWPGANGVHSVRLLSYLPGRLYSAASRSSATLVSLGRFMGRLSRALKGFGHPAAHRPDFLWNLDTVVNLKPWLADIADDGNRAVAARLLARYERRTAPRLPCLRAAVLHQDANDNNLLVDDQDQVCGLIDFGDLCFGRQINELAIALAYALLDQDDLQAAAQALIAAYAARFPLEVEEADALFDLVAMRLVGSVCISSRRSREFPDNDYLTISQAPALRLLARLDGSDPEELAALARSAAGLGVEVLDSAATGLPAPERLRADAQSIEALRQRRARVLGPSLSLSYRHPLKIVRGRGAWLYDHQGRAYVDGVNNICHVGHCHPHVVQAQARQAALLNTNTRYLHDTLVDYAERLGAKFPQPLSVVYMMCSGTEANELALRIARTVTGRRHVLTLDWGYHGNSGGLIDVSPYKFNRKGGRGKPEQVEIAMLPDPYRGPHKGYGVDSTAAYVQSVTEKLALIRSNTGAGPAAFIAEAISGCGGQILYPQGYLGAAAREVRAAGGLVIVDEVQTGFGRVGSHWWAHQLQDVIPDIVTLGKPIGNGHPMAAVITTPEIARAFANGMEYFSSFGGNPVSTAIGMAVLDVIENEHLLEHAQKTGAYLKAGLEALARRFALIGDVRGVGLFLGVELVRDRSTLEPATSEAADLINHAREQGVLLSTDGPMDNVIKIKPPMVFGKTEADLMLEVLECGLRRISERGTAG from the coding sequence ATGTCCGAATTCGACCAACCGCGGCCACAATTCCTTGAGACCGACGTCCTCGATCGGTTGCGACGCGACTATGGCCTGAGCGCCGTGCTGACGCCTCTGGTGAGCGAGCGCGATCAGAATTTCCGAGTTGATGCGGGCGGTTGCAGCCATGTGTTGAAGATCTCCAATCAGTGCGAAGATCCAGCCCTTCTGGATCTGCAGAACGCCGTGCTGGCGCATCTGCAGCGGGCGGATCCGACGCTGGCCGTGCCGCGCGTGCTGCCGGCACTGGACGGCAGCGCCCTGCTCAGCTGGCCGGGCGCCAACGGCGTGCACTCGGTGCGCCTGCTCAGCTATCTGCCGGGGCGGCTGTATTCAGCGGCCAGCAGATCGAGTGCCACGCTGGTCAGTCTCGGCCGATTCATGGGCCGGCTGTCGCGGGCGTTGAAGGGCTTTGGACACCCGGCGGCGCATCGCCCCGATTTTCTCTGGAATCTGGACACGGTTGTGAACTTGAAACCGTGGCTGGCCGATATCGCCGATGACGGCAATCGCGCCGTCGCGGCCCGACTGCTGGCCCGATATGAGCGGCGCACCGCCCCGCGCTTGCCGTGCCTGCGCGCCGCGGTGCTGCATCAGGATGCCAACGACAATAATCTGCTGGTCGACGATCAGGATCAGGTCTGCGGGCTGATCGATTTTGGTGACCTGTGTTTCGGGCGCCAGATCAATGAACTGGCAATCGCGCTGGCGTATGCGCTGCTCGATCAGGACGATCTGCAGGCCGCGGCGCAAGCCCTGATCGCCGCCTATGCCGCTCGGTTTCCGCTCGAAGTGGAGGAGGCCGATGCACTGTTCGATCTGGTGGCGATGCGTCTGGTCGGCAGTGTCTGCATCTCCTCCCGGCGCAGTCGGGAGTTTCCTGACAACGACTATCTGACCATCTCCCAGGCGCCGGCCTTGCGCCTGCTGGCGCGACTGGATGGATCTGACCCGGAGGAGTTGGCGGCCCTGGCCCGCAGCGCGGCGGGGCTGGGCGTCGAAGTCCTGGATTCGGCCGCGACCGGACTGCCAGCGCCCGAGCGTCTGCGGGCGGATGCGCAGTCCATTGAAGCCCTGCGCCAACGCCGAGCCCGCGTGCTCGGGCCTTCGCTGTCGCTGAGTTACCGCCATCCGCTGAAGATCGTGCGCGGCCGCGGCGCCTGGCTCTACGACCACCAAGGTCGCGCCTATGTCGACGGCGTCAACAACATCTGCCACGTCGGCCACTGCCATCCGCATGTGGTGCAGGCGCAGGCGCGTCAGGCCGCGCTGCTGAACACCAACACCCGCTATCTGCACGACACGCTGGTCGACTACGCCGAACGCCTGGGCGCGAAATTTCCGCAGCCGCTGTCGGTGGTCTACATGATGTGCTCGGGCACCGAGGCCAACGAACTGGCGCTGCGCATCGCCCGCACAGTCACTGGTCGTCGCCATGTGCTGACACTGGACTGGGGTTATCACGGCAACAGCGGCGGGCTGATCGATGTCAGTCCCTACAAGTTCAATCGCAAGGGCGGACGCGGCAAGCCCGAGCAGGTCGAAATCGCGATGTTGCCCGATCCCTATCGTGGTCCGCACAAGGGTTATGGCGTCGACAGCACGGCGGCTTATGTGCAATCGGTGACGGAGAAACTGGCGCTGATCCGCAGCAACACCGGCGCCGGTCCGGCGGCTTTCATCGCCGAGGCGATCTCCGGTTGCGGCGGGCAGATCCTGTATCCGCAGGGCTATCTGGGTGCCGCCGCCCGCGAGGTGCGCGCGGCGGGCGGGCTGGTCATCGTCGATGAGGTGCAGACCGGTTTCGGCCGCGTCGGCAGCCACTGGTGGGCGCACCAGTTGCAGGACGTGATTCCCGATATCGTCACCCTGGGCAAGCCCATCGGTAACGGCCACCCGATGGCGGCCGTGATCACCACGCCGGAGATTGCCCGGGCCTTCGCCAACGGCATGGAGTACTTCTCCTCCTTCGGCGGCAATCCGGTGTCCACGGCCATCGGCATGGCGGTGCTGGATGTGATCGAGAATGAGCACTTGCTGGAGCACGCGCAAAAGACCGGCGCCTATCTCAAGGCCGGCCTGGAAGCCCTGGCCCGGCGCTTCGCCCTGATTGGCGACGTTCGCGGAGTCGGTCTGTTTCTGGGCGTGGAGTTGGTGCGCGATCGCAGCACGCTGGAGCCGGCGACCAGCGAGGCCGCCGACCTGATCAATCACGCCCGCGAGCAGGGTGTGCTGCTGTCCACCGATGGCCCGATGGACAATGTCATCAAGATCAAGCCGCCGATGGTGTTCGGGAAGACCGAGGCCGATCTGATGCTGGAGGTGCTGGAGTGTGGGTTGAGGCGGATTTCAGAGCGCGGAACAGCAGGCTAA
- a CDS encoding SDR family NAD(P)-dependent oxidoreductase, whose product MSFDFSAVSDQTGRLAIVTGANTGLGFETTRYFALKGMQVVMACRSEERARAAMAEIKAEIPSARLSILPLDLSDLASVRAFATRFRQQHQSLDLLINNAGIMWTPYARSVDGFEGQMAANYFGHFLLTSLLLDLMPDRPESRVVTLSSIAHKQPLRRIRFEDLHWEQGYNKYQAYAQTKLACLMFALELQRRLQDSGSRVLSLAAHPGVSQTELVRTLKPWQVLLMRYSIGPLLFHPPRLAALPTVMAALQPEVEGGDYFGPQGWREMKGAPGKAYVSRCARDEGAAMKLWEVSEELTGASYFGGGAR is encoded by the coding sequence ATGAGTTTCGATTTCAGCGCTGTTTCCGACCAGACCGGCCGACTGGCCATCGTCACCGGCGCCAACACCGGGCTCGGCTTCGAAACCACCCGCTATTTTGCCCTCAAAGGCATGCAGGTGGTCATGGCCTGTCGCAGCGAGGAGCGCGCCCGCGCGGCCATGGCCGAGATCAAGGCCGAAATTCCAAGCGCCCGGCTCAGCATTCTGCCGCTGGACCTGAGCGATCTGGCCTCGGTGCGGGCATTTGCGACCCGCTTTCGCCAGCAGCACCAATCGCTGGACCTGCTGATCAACAACGCCGGCATCATGTGGACGCCCTATGCGCGTTCGGTCGACGGCTTCGAGGGTCAGATGGCGGCCAACTATTTCGGCCATTTCCTGCTGACCTCGCTGCTGCTCGATCTGATGCCCGATCGACCCGAGTCACGGGTGGTCACCCTGAGCAGCATCGCCCACAAGCAGCCGCTGCGGCGCATCCGCTTCGAGGATCTGCACTGGGAGCAGGGCTACAACAAGTACCAGGCCTATGCCCAGACCAAGCTGGCCTGTCTGATGTTTGCCCTCGAGCTTCAGCGGCGATTGCAGGATTCCGGCAGCCGCGTGCTGTCACTGGCGGCGCATCCAGGCGTGTCGCAAACCGAACTGGTGCGCACCCTCAAACCCTGGCAGGTGCTGCTGATGCGTTACAGCATCGGCCCGCTGCTGTTCCATCCGCCGCGGCTGGCGGCGCTGCCAACCGTGATGGCCGCGCTCCAGCCCGAGGTTGAAGGCGGCGACTACTTTGGCCCGCAAGGCTGGCGCGAGATGAAAGGCGCACCCGGCAAGGCCTACGTATCGCGCTGCGCCCGTGACGAGGGCGCTGCGATGAAACTGTGGGAGGTGTCGGAGGAGCTGACCGGGGCCAGCTACTTCGGCGGAGGTGCAAGATGA
- a CDS encoding RNA-binding S4 domain-containing protein codes for MPTQAFELEGDHVELNQLLKLCGLCHSGGAGKTLVAAGEVSVDGRIETRKTAKMRAGQVVTLGDERIEVQAAADHPAAK; via the coding sequence ATGCCCACCCAGGCCTTCGAGCTGGAAGGCGACCATGTCGAGCTCAATCAGCTCTTGAAGCTCTGCGGCTTGTGCCACAGCGGTGGCGCCGGCAAGACCCTGGTCGCCGCGGGTGAAGTGAGCGTGGATGGCCGCATCGAGACCCGCAAGACCGCCAAGATGCGCGCCGGGCAGGTGGTCACCCTGGGAGATGAGCGCATCGAGGTGCAAGCGGCCGCCGATCATCCGGCGGCGAAGTAG